In Mastomys coucha isolate ucsf_1 unplaced genomic scaffold, UCSF_Mcou_1 pScaffold20, whole genome shotgun sequence, one DNA window encodes the following:
- the Jagn1 gene encoding protein jagunal homolog 1: protein MASRAGPRAAGTDGSDFQHRERVAVHYQMSVTLKYEIKKLIYVHLVIWLLLVAKISVGHLRLLSHDQVAMPYQWEYPYLLSIVPSVLGLLSFPRNNISYLVLSMISMGLFSIAPLIYGSMEMFPAAQQLYRHGKTYRFLFGFSAVSVMYLVLVLAVQVHAWQLYYSKKLLDSWFTSTQEKKRK from the exons ATGGCGTCTCGGGCAGGCCCGCGAGCGGCCGGCACGGACGGCAGCGACTTTCAGCACCGGGAGCGCGTCGCCGTGCACTACCAGATGAG TGTGACCCTCAAATATGAAATCAAGAAGCTGATTTACGTGCATCTCGTCATATGGCTGCTGTTGGTTGCCAAGATAAGTGTGGGACACCTGAGGCTCTTGTCACATGATCAGGTGGCCATGCCCTATCAGTGGGAATATCCATATTTGTTGAGCATTGTACCCTCTGTCTTgggccttctttccttccctcgaAACAACATTAGCTACCTGGTGCTCTCCATGATCAGCATGGGGCTCTTCTCCATCGCTCCCCTCATTTATGGCAGCATGGAGATGTTCCCTGCGGCACAGCAACTCTACCGCCATGGCAAGACCTATCGCTTCCTGTTTGGCTTTTCTGCTGTCTCCGTCATGTACCTGGTATTGGTACTGGCAGTCCAAGTTCATGCCTGGCAACTGTACTACAGCAAGAAACTCTTAGACTCTTGGTTCACCAGCACACAGGAGAAGAAACGGAAATGA